GGGATGGATAATCAGCCACTTCGCCGCCGGCGGCGCACGTCAACTCTGAACCGGATGTCAATCCGGTGACAAGAATACCTCGAGGCACCGGGATTTCACCGCCCGGGAAGAAACGACCGACTGAACGGGCAGGATAATTTTCTTGGTTTCCACCCACCCGCGGCGATATAAATGGAGAGATAGTGAATTTCGCATCAAGGAGCAGGAACATGGACCAGGACCTCAAGGAGCAACTGCAGCGCGTCCTCAGCGCCGTTGAACAGATTCTGCCGAAACCGGTGCCGCCGATCGACTGGCAGCGGACCTATGCCGCCAACTGGCGCCGCCACTCCCTGGCCGGCTACCTTGAAGCGCGTGACGCCCTCGACCCGATCCAGCTCGACCATCTACTCGGCATCGAAACGGAAAAACGCATCGTCGAGGAGAATACCCAGCAGTTTCTCGCCGGCATGCCGGCCAACAACATCCTGCTCTGGGGCACCCGCGGCACCGGCAAGTCATCGCTGATCCGCGCCATCCTCAACGCCTACGCCGACCAGGGGCTGCGCATCATCCAGATCGACAAGGACGATCTGCTGAGCCTGCCGGACATCTTCCAGCAGATCCGCGACCTCCCCTACCGGTTCATCATCTTCTGCGACGACCTCTCCTTCGAACCGGGCGAAAAGACCTACAAGATGCTCAAGAGCGCCCTCGACGGCTCAGTCTACGCCGCACCCGACAACGTACTGATCTACGTCACCTCCAACCGCCGCCACCTGCTGCCGGAGTACGAGACCGACAACCTCGGCGCCAAGATGGTCAACAACGAGATCCACCACGGCGAAGGGGTCGAGGAGAAGATCTCCCTCTCCGACCGCTTCGGCCTCTGGGTCGCCTTCCACGCCTTCTCGCAGGACCACTACCTGACCGTGGTGCGCCAGTGCATCGCCCTGCAGGCGGCCCATCACCAGGTCGACATCGAATGGACCGCCGAAACCGAAAACGCCGCCATCGCCTGGTCGCACGAAAAGAGCAAGCGCTGCGGCCGCACTGCCTACCAGTTTTCCAAGTACTGGGTCGGCCGGCAGA
The Geothermobacter hydrogeniphilus genome window above contains:
- a CDS encoding ATP-binding protein; its protein translation is MDQDLKEQLQRVLSAVEQILPKPVPPIDWQRTYAANWRRHSLAGYLEARDALDPIQLDHLLGIETEKRIVEENTQQFLAGMPANNILLWGTRGTGKSSLIRAILNAYADQGLRIIQIDKDDLLSLPDIFQQIRDLPYRFIIFCDDLSFEPGEKTYKMLKSALDGSVYAAPDNVLIYVTSNRRHLLPEYETDNLGAKMVNNEIHHGEGVEEKISLSDRFGLWVAFHAFSQDHYLTVVRQCIALQAAHHQVDIEWTAETENAAIAWSHEKSKRCGRTAYQFSKYWVGRQMLARQRTRPAANAD